The genomic region AGCACCTGGGATAGtgctaagaagaaaataaatctactACATGAACTTCACTGATTCTGAAGATgggaattttttttcacattttaacatatctgaaattcagatgtgTTGCATAATTGATCGCTCTTCTGGATTCTTCCGAAGAGGATTTACCTTTACTTCTGCCATCACTTGGGTCATTTCTAACCTTAGACCTCATAAAATTCTCTGCTTGATGTTCTTTCCCTGCCTCCGCCCTGCTACCAGAAGGAATTCAGACAGCAAACCTACAAGGCTAAAGCTTGAAGTCAAgagacactttttttctttctccactcaGGGCTGAAATTGATGAATGCACACTTTCCTTTCTGCATAGTGGTTTATTTCCTGTTTCCCTTGTACAGCGGATTCAGCCTTCTAATTCAGCCAAAGAATCTCTGCTTTTTTCTGTGTTAAGTTCATATTAAGTTTCTTGAAGGGCttcatttgaaaaacaatttgtgctttaaaaaaattggacACTGTCCTGTGAATATGAAATAGTTCCTGCCTAGATAGGTGGAAGATGCAAGGGTAGAAATGGGTATAATTGTAACTCCTCTCCCAACCCAAAACTAGAACTGAGAATCTTAAAACGTGGAATCTGGTCATACCTTGGCCACAGTTACCTGTGTCTTCTTAACGTGGTCTCCATGAACCTCAGCTTCTTTATCTCTAAGAAAATTATATGGATTAATCATTCGTCTGTGTATTTGCCTGAAATCTCACTACAAATTTCTAGCACTTCTCACACAATGGGTACTTAATAAGTGTTTATAATGGTGGTTGAACTGAAACTCACTTCTGAATTGGGAAACGGTGAAGTTTAACCTTTCAAACTCACAAAATATAAAACTGGCTTTTAAGTAAGAATGGACTTGTTACATTTTTCTGTGTTCAGTAGGAATGCTGGCAGCTTAGTTCTAATTTTGCTTGACCTGTTTTTCTTGTAGGGAAGCAGAAATGAGAAACAGTATCTTAGCCCAAGTTCTGGATCAGTCAGCCCGGGCTCGGTGTAagcatcttcagttttctttataaaagtgGTTTGAGTCAGCTTAGAATATGCAGCCCTGGATGCATCACCGTGATTGTACATGCATAGTAATATAGAAATTTGCTTTTCTATTGGATGGGTTGctttttgagggcttccctggtggctcaagcggtaaagaatccgcctgcagtgcaggagccacaggaaatgcaggttcgatccctgggtcaggaaaatcccctggaggaggaaatggcagcccactccatggaccggggagcctggtgggctacagtccatggggtcacaaagagttggacatgactgaagcgacttagcatgtatgcctGCAATATAGAGATTGCTCTTCATGGAACAGcatggttttgctttgtttttaaagcatgGAGCTTAGAATCTGAGCCCCCAAGTTTAATCTTGGTTCACTACTACCTCTGTGGTCTTGACTGAGGTTGACAAAGCTGAACTgtagtttcctcatttttaagagGAGTAACAATAGCATCTGCCTTATCTACCTTGGTGGTCTCAAGACATAAATAAGTCTTAAGTGCTTTAGAAATGTTAGTACTTAGTCTCAAGGAATAAGTGCATTTAGTCAAGTGCATTTAGTTCTGACTTCTTTTtgtgcgtgtttgtgtgtgtgtgtttatatatatatatatatatatatatatattttttttttttttttcccccttcctttttaGTAAGTAACTTAGCACTTGTAAAGCCTGAGAAAACTAAAGCAGTAGAGAATTACCTTATACAGATGGCACGGTATGGACAACTAAGTGGGAAGGTAAGCTTGACCTGCCTTGAGGCAGTTTTAATCTGTTGTTACCTACTTGACCAAAATGTATCCTTAGAAGGTCAATTTCATCTCTTTCTGGTTACAGAATTCTTGTTGAAGCAGTTTTTAAAGGCGAGAATAGTGTCTACCATAGATCCTAAAAGATAACTCTCTTTTCTAAAATCCTTTGCTGCTTTCCTTTTCTGACATTGCTCTGGAACCAGTGACTATTAGGGTCAGATAGCCTAAATTGCTTCTACAATGGAAACAAGGTTTGTCAGCAATACTAATTAAAATTGGGAAAGTTATGCTTGTTTCGCAAATGAAGAAGTGCTAAATTTCCTGGTTATTCTGTGCATTGCTATACTGCCATGAGGGATATATTCTGGCAACCCTGATCTTCCTTCAAGATCCAGACGAGCCCCACCGGCACTGGGGAGCCCTCTGCCACCACCACAGCCTGCAGAGATCAACCTCCCCTGAACCCTTTACACTGAGAACGTGTGTGGAGGGGTGTCAGCGGCTTCATCTTTTTTGAGTGACTTGTCTCCTGCTTTTAAGTTTCTCAAGGTCTCGGTGCGGAGGCAGAGTATCTCTGTCCCTTTCACTTAACACAGTGGTATAGGTGGTTGTCAGTCTGCTAGTGGTGATGAAGGGGTTCTTAAATACCTGTTAACCTTGGATTTTTTGAGGAAGCTAACTGATGGATACTTTTCCTCCCGCAAATGAAGACCAGCAGAGCAGATTTTAAGTGCAACTTAAACCAAGAGTTATAGCCAGTGGTTTCAGCCAGCTGTCCCATTCTCCTTCCTTCTTGACCTCTACCTCCACACCCTGGAAGGGTTGAAATGATTCAGTCAGCTAAGGTCAATTCTTTGTCTTAAAAAAgcactgtttttctctttgattatCCTAGGTATCAGAACAAGGTTTAATAGAAATCCTCGAAAAAGTAAGccaacaaacagaaaagaaaacaacagttaaAGTAAGTTTCCCCCAAAGCACACAACAAAAGAAAGATTGATATTTTAAATACGTGTTACATCTGCATGTAGTGTGTCAAACATTTTAGCCCATAGACATTTTTGTTTTACAACACTGGGAAGTTTGGGGAGAACGTTGCATTGAGGGTCTAATTTTCAAGGCTCTTTTGTTGGTCTGAAACACTTAAGTTATATTAAACACAAACAGAAATGTCTTTCTGTAGTGGGTAGGAATTTGTTTTCTCAGAAAATCTGAGTTATGTTTTATGAAACATGATACTCGTTTAATTTTCCCCCCAGTTCAACAGAAGAAAAGTAATGGACTCTGATGAAGATGACGATTATTGAATTTGTCTAGAGACTGACTGGAACTTAACTAAGTTCCAGTATTATCTAGGAGATAATACTTGGCAGAAGTTAAGATCTGGTGGTGTGTTTACTTTGTTTATTGTctatataccttttaaaaataaacttgttatgcaaaatagaaaaatttggACAAAGTTGTTTTTCTACCATAGAGAAATAAGCAGAAGATCtgcatttaaaactttttgtccTTCCCTATCAAAAGCTTTGAACATATGTAGCAGCATGAATATATCCTTCATACTTGTGACATTAGTGTTAAGTGGGAAAATGACCTTAGCAGAAGTAGGAGCTGCTCCAACATCTTCAGTGAGAAGAAAATAGCAGCATCTATAACATCATAGGTTTTAAGACTCATGGATTAAGCTGAGTCAGTTTTAGTATTTCCAAGACATAGGTTCTGAAAGCAGATAAGACCTTTTTCTTCCTACAGATAGTCCTTACATTTAATGTAGGAAAATTCCTaactttgatttcatttataatcTGCTTTTCAAAGCATTAACTCATCTAGCAAATATTACCCGTACCACCTCTGTAACTGGAGGATACgtccattagaaaaaaattagcaaaataacTGAGACATGCTGGTAATAATACTTAAACACTAGTAAACATGTTTTTAAGAGAAATGATTTCTAATGATTCAAGTCCAGTTAGTTCACCATTGTGGTAGAAATGTTCTGGGTCTTCAGTGATAGGGTTGCAGGTAACTTAAAGCAAGTGTCATCTTTTGTCCTTTATTCCCACCAGGTTACGAAAAACTGTGCTTGTAACTTTGAATCATAAACTTAACTCTCAAGTGAGCTATTCAGTGTAACTTGTCTTAGtccggggtgggggggcggccaGCTCCAGAGGAAGTGCATAACATTTAATGAGCTCAGTAGGATTAATAGCAGGAAAATGTGATTTATAGTTCCAGTCTCTAGCTAGAGATATATACCCTGCTGGTATATTTCTAAATTATACTTGAGATTTTACTCTATTTCAGACTTAAaatttagtgaagtgaagtcagtgTTAGAATATATGTCTAGTATTCCTGAGTAAGCAAATAAATGAGTAGAGCCATTAAGGACATCAAAAAGAGTTCAGAGGAACAGTAAATCACCAAAGTAAAATCTGATCAaggattttgaaaaaataatcccAGTTAACAGGTAGATTTTACATAGAAACACTGGAAGGAGACTAGACAGCTCTGAGCAAGTTTGCTACATGCTTTCTCTTACAAAATAAGCACTGTTATGGCAGCTGTTGAGGTGAAGGTGTTGGACTATAAACCTCCCCTCATTCGGAGACACTCTAGAATGGAAAGTGAGGACAGAAATTCTCGATGACGTTGCAGGGGTGGAATATGTTCCCATCCAGGGGGTGGAGGCTGGTTATTCTCACCTTTCTGATTTAACTGACAATACTCTGAATTCAAAACATTCTCATACAAAATAGGAATTTTGGCATTACCAATTTCTGAATTGTCAAATATAGTTTTAATTGAGAAAGTAATTAGAAAcacatgtgttttttaaaatacttgaggTAATCACTTCAGATTGCTCACCCTGCTGATTACCAGAATAGCTCAAGAGGAAACTTCTCCCCCAGGATTGAGAGTCCCATTCATGGTATTTCCGTCTCCAGGTGAAGGGCGCACCCAGCTGGAAACAGGTGGCACTGCTAGCCAGGCCTTGACCCCAGCTCTGCCCGTGCAAGCAAATTAGCCCCCTTATTTCCGTAAACCTTCTCACTTGACATTCCTACCAGCTGAGGCACTTGTCAGAATTATGGAGGGTGTATGTGAATGTTTGGCTTcttcaatatttctttctttttttttttaatcacagtatggttgctttacagtgttgtgttagtttctgctatacaacaaagtgaatcaactgtaTGTATAGACATCTCTTCCCTCGTGAGGCTCTCTCTAGGTCAttgcagagcactgagctgagctccctgtggtaCCACAGCTTCCCACTAGACACGTCTATTGTACACACAGCAGTGCCTATGTCAGCACTACTCTCTCAGTTGGTGCCACCCTCTCCCCCATGCCAGGTCCATGAGTCCATTCTTTTACacctgcgtctctattcctgccctgcaaataggttcacggTAGGTTTTCAAAACTGTTGTACCACCCCCAAAATTAGGTGGTTTCCAATGTACGTATTTGTATCTTGGACAGGACTGTGCTAATAAACTGCACAGTGTCAAGTCTCTTAATCAGGATGCTAGAAAAGCACAGCAACTTAGGCCAATAAGGTGGTTTTGTTTAAAagtgggggagaggaggaaaaatagaACAAACTTCCAAAGCAACCGTGCTTATTTGCTGTTTGGGCTACGTACCTGTATTCACTTTGTTCTTCTGAtgctaaaagaaatgaaaataccttTGTGGGGGCCCTAAGCACCGTGCTTACCGGATTAGGTCAGCAGCCTTGGATAATCTGCCCCAAATGACCCAGTTCACACGTTTCAGTCACACTTGTATCTctagc from Bubalus bubalis isolate 160015118507 breed Murrah chromosome 18, NDDB_SH_1, whole genome shotgun sequence harbors:
- the PDCD5 gene encoding programmed cell death protein 5, with translation MAEQELEALRKQRLAELQAKHGDPGDAAQQEAKHREAEMRNSILAQVLDQSARARLSNLALVKPEKTKAVENYLIQMARYGQLSGKVSEQGLIEILEKVSQQTEKKTTVKFNRRKVMDSDEDDDY